From a region of the Cucumis sativus cultivar 9930 chromosome 6, Cucumber_9930_V3, whole genome shotgun sequence genome:
- the LOC101214729 gene encoding zinc transporter 6, chloroplastic, with the protein MAAACPTDFTHDSACRDGRAAAHLKLISIFLIFITSVIGVSSPVLLTRFFHGKPLYDKAILTVKSFAAGVILSTSLVHVLPDAFDALSDCRIASQHPWRDFPFSGLVTMVGALVALFVDVTATSHVGHDQYNPVEEKGGEESGGEIGLLVAGERKSEETGGGGIIGEEESVKMKQKLVSKVLEIGIIFHSVIIGVTMGMSQNQCTIKPLVAALAFHQIFEGMGLGGCIAQAGFSFTTTAYMCFMFSVTTPMGIILGMILFSLTGYDDSNPKALIMEGLLGSFSSGILIYMALVDLIALDFFHNKLMTSNHCLKNICFIALLLGSTSMSILALWA; encoded by the exons atggCCGCCGCCTGTCCCACCGACTTCACTCACGACTCCGCCTGTCGCGACGGACGCGCCGCTGCCCACCTCAAACTAATCTCCATCTTCCTCATCTTCATCACCAGCGTCATCGGCGTCTCCTCCCCTGTTCTCCTCACTCGCTTCTTCCACGGCAAACCTCTCTACGACAAAGCCATCCTCACCGTCAAATCCTTCGCCGCCGGCGTTATTCTCTCCACCTCCCTCGTCCACGTACTCCCTGACGCCTTCGACGCACTCTCCGACTGCCGTATCGCCTCACAGCACCCCTGGCGCGACTTCCCATTCTCGGGCCTCGTCACCATGGTGGGCGCTCTCGTGGCGCTGTTCGTGGACGTGACGGCCACATCACACGTGGGACACGACCAGTATAATCCCGTGGAGGAGAAAGGTGGGGAGGAGTCGGGAGGGGAGATTGGGCTTCTGGTGGCAGGGGAGAGGAAATCGGAGGAAACAGGAGGGGGAGGAATTATTGGGGAAGAGGAATCGGTGAAGATGAAACAGAAATTGGTATCGAAAGTATTGGAAATAGGGATAATATTTCATTCGGTGATAATTGGAGTAACGATGGGAATGTCTCAGAATCAGTGTACCATTAAACCGCTTGTTGCTGCTCTTgcttttcatcaaatttttgAAGGAATGGGACTTGGTGGATGTATTGCTCAG GCAGGATTCAGCTTCACAACCACAGCGTATATGTGTTTCATGTTCTCAGTGACAACGCCAATGGGTATAATACTAGGTATGATTCTGTTTTCATTAACAGGTTATGACGATAGCAACCCCAAAGCTTTGATAATGGAAGGTTTATTAGGATCATTTTCATCTGGGATTCTCATATACATGGCTTTGGTAGATTTAATAGCCCTTGATTTTTTTCACAACAAGTTGATGACCTCAAATCATTGCCTCAAAAACATTTGTTTTATTGCCTTGTTGCTTGGCTCTACTTCCATGTCCATTTTGGCTTTGTGGGCTTGA
- the LOC101214487 gene encoding 6-phosphofructo-2-kinase/fructose-2,6-bisphosphatase, giving the protein MGTGASRNSDGGSQGNEEREENLDQAGGQLYISLKMENFKLKGELIPHIYGSVPLVGSWDSSKALSLERESASMWELSFVVPPNHESLDFKFLLKPRYSNSPCIVEEGPNRLLSGGMLQGDTRMALFRLSTDEVLEYRVFIKADRVSPFDLAASWRAYQDNLRPSAVRGIPDVSINSVSEGPENSSSASLELDLEHYVVPAPSSNSGLVYAANLTETPRSLTGFGVQNADGSGNTSSSKESSTTGDRPTTVKDMTVIVPDPSKMYMGSGMVESKSVGTFSHLQRQDSHRGLFVDRGVGSPRLVKSASTSTFFSDLKLDTESKNSMPAAAGAVAAAAVADQMLGPKEDRHLAIVLVGLPARGKTFTAAKLTRYLRWLGHETKHFNVGKYRRLKHGANQSADFFRADNPEGMEARNEVAALAMEDMISWMQEGGQVGIFDATNSTRKRRNMLMKLAEGKCRIIFLETLCNDQRIIERNIRLKIQQSPDYAEEPDFEAGYRDFKARLDNYEKVYEPVEEGSYIKMIDMVSGHGGQIQVNNISGYLPGRIVFFLVNTHLTPRPILLTRHGESMDNVRGRIGGDTELSEAGGVYSKKLANFVEKRLKSERAASIWTSTLQRTILTASPIGGFPKIQWRALDEIYAGVCDGMTYEEIKKNMPEEYQARKKDKLRYRYPRGESYLDVIQRLEPVIIELERQRAPVVVISHQAVLRALYAYFADRPLKEIPHIEVPLHTIIEIQMGVTGVQEKRYKLMD; this is encoded by the exons ATGGGTACTGGTGCTTCCAGGAATTCGGATGGTGGGTCTCAAGGAAATGAAGAGCGAGAGGAAAACCTAGACCAAGCTGGTGGGCAGCTCTATATTTCCTTGAAGATGGAGAATTTTAAACTCAAAGGCGAGCTCATTCCTCATATTTATGGCTCTGTCCCGCTTGTTGGTTCCTGGGATTCGTCTAAAGCT CTCTCTTTGGAACGTGAATCAGCATCAATGTGGGAATTGAGCTTTGTTGTTCCTCCTAATCATG AGTCACTGGATTTCAAGTTCCTGTTGAAGCCGAGGTATAGCAATTCACCTTGTATAGTTGAGGAGGGTCCCAATCGTCTACTCTCTGGAGGAATGTTGCAAGGGGATACCAGGATGGCTCTTTTCAGGTTGAGTACTGATGAAGTTTTGGAGTACAGGGTGTTCATTAAAGCAGACCGAGTTTCACCCTTTGATCTTGCTGCAAGTTGGAGGGCATATCAAGACAATCTTCGTCCTTCAGCTGTTCGTGGAATTCCTGATGTGAGCATAAATTCAGTGTCGGAGGGTCCTGAG AATAGCTCATCAGCTAGCTTGGAGCTCGATCTTGAACACTATGTGGTTCCAGCTCCTTCTTCAAACTCAGGCCTTGTATATGCAGCTAACTTGACAGAGACTCCTAGATCATTGACTGGTTTTGGGGTTCAAAATGCTGACGGATCGGGAAACACATCATCATCTAAGGAGAGTAGTACGACTGGGGATCGACCAACCACTGTAAAG GATATGACAGTGATTGTCCCTGATCCATCCAAGATGTATATGGGTTCTGGAATGGTTGAATCAAAGTCAGTTGGGACGTTTTCACATTTGCAAAGACAAGACAGTCATAGGGGACTTTTTGTGGATCGCGGTGTTGGATCCCCAAGGCTTGTTAAATCAGCTAGTACTAGCACTTTCTTTTCGGATCTGAAATTGGATACGGAGTCCAAG AATTCAATGCCAGCAGCAGCTGGAGCTGTTGCCGCTGCAGCTGTTGCCGATCAAATGCTTGGACCAAAGGAGGATAGGCATTTGGCAATTGTCTTG GTTGGTTTGCCAGCTCGAGGTAAAACTTTTACTGCTGCTAAGCTTACAAGATATCTTCGTTGGTTAGGCCATGAGACAAAACATTTCAATGTTGGCAAG TATCGCCGCCTTAAACATGGAGCTAATCAg TCTGCTGACTTTTTCCGAGCTGACAATCCGGAAGGCATGGAGGCACGTAATGAG GTAGCAGCTTTAGCTATGGAGGATATGATATCTTGGATGCAAGAAGGTGGCCAG GTTGGAATATTTGATGCCACAAACAGTACCAGGAAGCGGAGAAATATGTTGATGAAATTGGCTGAAGGAAAATGCCGG ATAATTTTTCTGGAAACTCTATGCAATGATCAACGCATCATTGAAAGGAATATACGTCTTAAAATACAACAAAGCCCTGATTATGCAGAAGA GCCAGATTTTGAGGCTGGATATCGAGACTTCAAAGCTCGGCTAGACAACTATGAAAAA GTTTATGAACCTGTTGAAGAGGGGTCTTACATTAAAATGATCGACATGGTTAGTGGCCATGGAGGACAGATCCAA GTCAATAACATCAGTGGTTATCTGCCCGGGCGAATTGTCTTTTTCTTG GTGAATACCCATCTCACACCTCGGCCGATACTGCTTACTAGGCATGGAGAGAGTATGGATAATGTTAGAGGTAGGATCGGAGGTGACACCGAGTTAAG TGAGGCTGGAGGAGTTTACTCTAAGAAGCTTGCTAACTTTGTTGAAAAGCGATTGAAGTCCGAACGTGCTGCTTCT ATTTGGACCAGCACACTTCAGCGAACCATATTGACCGCAAGTCCTATTGGTGGATTCCCTAAG ATTCAATGGCGCGCACTTGATGAGATATATGCTGGAGTTTGTGATGGAATGACATATgaagagataaagaaaaacatgccAGAGGAATACCA GGCACGCAAGAAGGATAAATTGAGATATAGATATCCTCGTGGAGAATCGTATTTGGATGTTATCCAAAG GCTTGAACCAGTAATTATCGAGCTTGAAAGACAACGGGCGCCTGTTGTTGTTATTTCTCATCAg GCGGTCTTGAGAGCGCTATATGCTTATTTTGCTGATCGACCTTTAAAAGAAATTCCTCACATCGAG GTCCCACTTCATACAATCATTGAGATACAAATGGGAGTCACGGGTGTGCaagaaaaaagatacaaacttATGGATTAA